The following are encoded in a window of Allosphingosinicella indica genomic DNA:
- a CDS encoding fructose bisphosphate aldolase: MQHSEMLAKIETGKGFIAALDQSGGSTPKALKGYGIEEGAWSDEQEMFGLIHKMRSRIISSPAFTGDKVLGAILFERTMDGEVGGKPTPQALAEKGVVPFIKIDKGLEDEANGVQMMKPMPELDALLARAKGLGVFGTKERSVINLANREGIAAVVKQQFEVGRQVLAAGLVPIIEPEVSIKSPERAEADAILLDELTKALDAMPGDDKVMLKLSLPAKAGLFDSLVDHPRVLRVVALSGGYSRTDACAELAKNRGVIASFSRALLEDLRAQMSDAEFDAALGSAIDEIYAASVTKA; encoded by the coding sequence ATGCAACATTCCGAAATGCTGGCGAAGATCGAGACGGGCAAGGGCTTCATCGCGGCGCTCGACCAGAGCGGCGGATCGACCCCCAAGGCGCTCAAGGGCTACGGCATCGAGGAAGGCGCGTGGAGCGACGAGCAGGAGATGTTCGGCCTCATCCACAAGATGCGCAGCCGCATCATCAGCTCCCCCGCTTTCACCGGCGACAAGGTGCTGGGCGCGATCCTGTTCGAGCGGACGATGGATGGCGAGGTGGGTGGCAAGCCGACCCCCCAGGCCCTGGCCGAAAAGGGCGTCGTCCCCTTCATCAAGATCGACAAGGGGCTGGAGGACGAGGCGAACGGCGTCCAGATGATGAAGCCGATGCCGGAGCTGGACGCGCTGCTCGCCCGCGCCAAGGGGCTCGGCGTGTTCGGCACCAAGGAGCGCTCGGTCATCAACCTAGCCAACCGCGAGGGCATCGCCGCCGTCGTGAAGCAGCAGTTCGAGGTCGGCCGCCAAGTGCTCGCCGCGGGGCTTGTGCCGATCATCGAACCCGAAGTCAGCATCAAGAGCCCCGAACGCGCCGAGGCGGATGCGATCCTGCTCGACGAACTGACCAAGGCGCTCGACGCGATGCCGGGCGACGACAAGGTGATGCTCAAGCTCAGCCTGCCGGCCAAGGCAGGGCTGTTCGATAGCCTCGTCGATCATCCCCGTGTGCTGCGCGTCGTCGCGCTTTCGGGCGGGTACAGCCGCACCGACGCCTGCGCCGAGCTCGCCAAGAACCGCGGCGTGATCGCCAGCTTCAGCCGCGCGCTCCTCGAAGACCTCCGCGCCCAGATGAGCGACGCAGAATTCGACGCTGCGCTCGGCTCGGCGATCGACGAGATTTACGCGGCGTCCGTAACAAAGGCGTGA
- a CDS encoding L,D-transpeptidase family protein yields MTRRKVAFAYLAATALVATGAAYAQQSAAPSPGVEPAASWVPPGTQGSPIDGTIFHAQVLLDRAGFTPGVIDGRKGMSFEGAVKGFQESRGLKVTGELDGPTRAALMQDRAPSTLMLRIDESDARGPFFQIPKEPADQAKLERMGYRNLIEKIAEKFHTTPRAIVDLNGPGKTIGAGSVLRLPNVLPSGRNYAGVEPEVAQMLSDYNVSASQPKADRVVVDKSDGVLRAYDAEDKLIAQFPATMGSKHDPLPLGNWKIQGVSLNPDYQFNPEILRTAKASQGKHVLPPGPNNPVGVVWLDLNKPHYGIHGTPEPSTIGRAQSNGCVRLTNWDAARLALMVKPGTPAIFQA; encoded by the coding sequence GTGACCCGTCGTAAAGTTGCGTTCGCTTATCTCGCCGCCACGGCGCTCGTCGCCACCGGCGCCGCTTATGCCCAGCAATCCGCCGCGCCGAGCCCGGGCGTCGAACCCGCGGCATCCTGGGTGCCGCCGGGCACGCAGGGCTCGCCGATCGACGGCACCATCTTCCACGCGCAGGTGCTGCTCGATCGCGCCGGTTTCACGCCCGGCGTGATCGACGGCCGCAAGGGCATGTCGTTCGAAGGCGCGGTGAAGGGGTTCCAGGAATCGCGCGGCCTCAAGGTCACCGGCGAACTCGACGGGCCGACCCGTGCCGCGCTGATGCAGGACCGCGCGCCCTCGACGCTGATGCTGCGGATCGACGAAAGCGACGCGCGCGGCCCATTCTTCCAGATCCCCAAGGAGCCCGCCGATCAGGCCAAGCTCGAGCGGATGGGCTACCGCAACCTCATCGAGAAGATCGCCGAGAAATTCCACACCACGCCGCGCGCGATCGTCGATCTCAACGGCCCCGGCAAGACGATCGGCGCGGGATCGGTGCTGCGCCTCCCCAACGTGCTGCCGTCCGGTCGCAATTACGCGGGTGTCGAACCGGAAGTCGCGCAGATGCTGAGCGACTATAACGTCTCCGCCAGCCAGCCGAAGGCCGATCGAGTCGTCGTCGACAAATCGGATGGGGTGCTCCGCGCCTATGACGCCGAGGACAAGCTTATCGCCCAATTCCCCGCGACGATGGGCAGCAAGCACGATCCGCTGCCGCTGGGGAACTGGAAGATTCAGGGCGTCAGCCTCAACCCGGACTATCAGTTCAATCCGGAAATCCTGCGCACCGCCAAGGCGAGCCAGGGCAAGCATGTCCTGCCGCCGGGGCCGAACAATCCGGTCGGCGTCGTCTGGCTCGATCTCAACAAGCCGCACTACGGTATCCACGGCACGCCCGAACCCTCGACCATCGGCCGCGCGCAGAGCAACGGCTGTGTGCGCCTTACCAATTGGGATGCCGCCCGGCTGGCGTTGATGGTCAAGCCCGGCACCCCGGCGATCTTCCAGGCATGA
- a CDS encoding phosphoglycerate kinase — MTAFKTLDDLGDIHGKRALVRVDLNVPMHDGAVSDDTRFRATLPTVTELADKGAIVLLLAHFGRPKGEKRPDMSLSLVTRGYSHVLGRQVQFVPDCQGDAVADALKVLRPGDVAILENTRFHKGEEKNDPALVKAMAANGDLYVNDAFSAAHRAHASTEGLAHLLPAYAGRAMEAELKALEAALGNPERPVAAVVGGAKVSTKLGVLKHLVAKVDHLIIGGGMANTFLAARGVDVGKSLCEHDLTGTAEDILDAAERANCTVHLPYDVVVAKEFAANPPSLRTCNVHEVAADEMILDVGPAAVEALSDALKNCRTLVWNGPLGAFETPPFDAATVSLARYAAALTQEGTLVSVAGGGDTVAALNHAGVADDFTFVSTAGGAFLEWMEGKELPGVKALEPAA; from the coding sequence ATGACCGCCTTCAAGACCCTCGACGATCTCGGCGACATCCACGGCAAGCGGGCGCTGGTGCGCGTCGATCTCAACGTGCCGATGCACGATGGCGCGGTGAGTGATGATACGCGTTTCCGCGCCACGCTCCCCACCGTCACCGAGCTTGCCGACAAGGGCGCGATCGTCCTGCTGCTGGCGCATTTCGGCCGGCCCAAGGGCGAGAAGCGGCCCGACATGTCGCTGTCGCTCGTCACCCGCGGCTACAGCCATGTGCTCGGCCGCCAGGTCCAGTTCGTGCCCGATTGCCAGGGTGATGCGGTCGCCGACGCGCTGAAAGTACTGCGTCCCGGCGACGTCGCGATCCTCGAGAACACCCGCTTCCACAAGGGCGAGGAGAAGAACGATCCTGCGCTCGTCAAGGCGATGGCGGCAAACGGCGATCTCTACGTCAACGATGCCTTCTCCGCCGCGCACCGCGCGCATGCCTCGACCGAGGGGCTCGCGCATCTGCTCCCGGCCTATGCAGGCCGCGCGATGGAAGCGGAGCTGAAGGCGCTCGAAGCCGCGCTCGGCAATCCCGAGCGGCCGGTCGCCGCGGTGGTCGGCGGCGCCAAGGTCTCGACCAAGCTCGGCGTGCTGAAGCATCTCGTCGCGAAGGTCGATCATCTCATCATCGGCGGCGGCATGGCCAACACCTTCCTCGCCGCGCGCGGCGTCGATGTCGGCAAGTCGCTGTGCGAGCACGATCTCACCGGCACTGCCGAGGACATCCTCGACGCGGCGGAGCGCGCGAACTGCACCGTCCACCTTCCTTACGACGTGGTGGTCGCCAAGGAATTTGCCGCCAACCCGCCGTCTCTGCGCACCTGCAATGTCCACGAGGTCGCCGCAGACGAGATGATCCTTGATGTCGGCCCCGCCGCGGTCGAGGCGCTGTCGGACGCACTCAAGAATTGCCGGACGCTGGTCTGGAACGGGCCGCTCGGCGCCTTCGAGACACCGCCGTTCGATGCGGCCACCGTCTCGCTCGCCCGCTATGCCGCGGCGCTGACGCAGGAAGGAACGCTCGTTTCGGTCGCCGGCGGCGGCGATACCGTCGCGGCGCTCAACCATGCCGGGGTCGCGGACGATTTCACCTTCGTCTCCACCGCCGGCGGCGCCTTCCTCGAATGGATGGAGGGCAAGGAGCTGCCGGGCGTAAAGGCGCTGGAACCTGCCGCATGA
- a CDS encoding M23 family metallopeptidase — MKGFGTFLTIVVTAVVTCLFTSLFWIAAYSSGSKGEAEQAASGDPPPPKAQPDAPRTVAVAPSGLALPVAGVRPDQLVDTYNQARAGGDRSHDAIDIMAPAGTPVVAAAPGTVEKLFFSEGGGGITAYVRSNDRNWIYYYAHLQSYAPGLAEGQRIARGAPVGLVGSTGNASPEGPHLHFAIHRTAPAASWHEGEAINPYPLLAGKAPAR, encoded by the coding sequence ATGAAGGGATTCGGCACTTTCCTCACTATCGTCGTGACGGCGGTGGTGACGTGCCTCTTCACCAGCCTGTTCTGGATCGCCGCCTACAGTAGCGGCAGCAAGGGCGAGGCGGAGCAGGCCGCCTCGGGCGATCCGCCACCGCCCAAGGCTCAGCCCGACGCCCCGCGCACGGTCGCGGTCGCGCCGTCCGGGCTTGCCTTGCCGGTGGCGGGCGTGCGGCCCGATCAACTCGTCGACACCTACAACCAGGCGCGGGCTGGCGGCGATCGTTCGCACGACGCGATCGACATCATGGCGCCCGCTGGGACGCCGGTCGTCGCCGCCGCGCCGGGCACGGTGGAGAAGCTCTTCTTCAGCGAAGGCGGCGGCGGCATCACCGCCTATGTCCGCTCAAACGACCGCAACTGGATTTATTATTACGCACACCTGCAATCCTACGCGCCGGGGCTTGCCGAAGGACAGCGCATAGCGCGCGGCGCGCCGGTCGGCCTCGTCGGCAGCACCGGCAATGCCAGCCCCGAAGGTCCGCACCTCCATTTCGCGATCCATCGCACGGCGCCAGCCGCCTCGTGGCATGAGGGCGAAGCGATCAATCCCTACCCGCTCCTTGCCGGAAAGGCCCCCGCCCGCTAA
- a CDS encoding VOC family protein: MITIQAIDHVVLRVVDLDRVAGFYIDVLGARWEKRQEAVGLYQLRVGTSLIDLVPIDGKLGSMGGAAPGKEGRNVDHVCYRVLPWDGAAILAELNEHGIETEIVSRYGAEGEGPSIYLADPEGNTLELKGPPWAPVPRDARG, encoded by the coding sequence ATGATCACCATCCAGGCGATCGATCATGTCGTGCTGCGCGTCGTCGATCTCGATCGCGTCGCGGGCTTCTACATCGACGTGCTCGGCGCGCGGTGGGAGAAACGTCAGGAAGCGGTCGGCCTCTACCAGCTTCGCGTCGGCACATCGCTCATTGATCTGGTGCCGATCGACGGCAAGCTCGGCAGCATGGGCGGCGCGGCGCCCGGCAAAGAAGGCCGCAACGTCGATCACGTCTGCTATCGCGTGCTGCCGTGGGACGGCGCCGCGATCCTCGCCGAGCTGAACGAGCATGGCATCGAAACCGAGATTGTCTCGCGTTACGGTGCGGAGGGCGAGGGGCCGTCGATCTATCTCGCCGATCCCGAAGGCAATACGCTGGAGCTGAAGGGCCCGCCCTGGGCGCCGGTTCCGCGCGACGCGCGCGGTTGA
- the thiE gene encoding thiamine phosphate synthase, protein MDEDALALDPEFAARFQRDEARGDCQLYLISPLDVGGDFPDRLAAALDGGPVAAFQFRVKGADQHEAARLAEPLQRLCADRDVAFIVNDDMALTKRIGADGVHLGQGDGDPREARALLGPSAQIGVTCHDSRHLAMDAGEAGADYVAFGAFFPTTTKEVRHRPEPVILSWWSALFEIPCVAIGGITPANGRSLVDAGADFLAVSGAVWNDPLGPGAAVADFAELLRRAE, encoded by the coding sequence ATGGATGAAGACGCTCTCGCGCTCGACCCCGAGTTCGCCGCGCGCTTCCAGCGCGACGAGGCGCGGGGGGATTGCCAACTCTACCTGATCTCGCCGCTCGATGTCGGCGGCGACTTCCCGGACCGGCTGGCAGCGGCGCTCGACGGCGGCCCGGTCGCCGCCTTCCAGTTTCGCGTGAAGGGCGCCGATCAGCATGAAGCAGCGCGGCTCGCGGAGCCGCTCCAGCGACTTTGCGCGGATCGCGATGTTGCTTTCATCGTCAACGACGACATGGCGCTCACCAAGCGCATCGGCGCGGACGGCGTGCATCTGGGGCAGGGCGACGGCGATCCGCGCGAGGCGCGGGCCTTGCTCGGCCCATCGGCGCAGATCGGCGTCACCTGCCACGATAGCCGCCATCTCGCGATGGACGCGGGCGAGGCGGGCGCGGATTATGTCGCGTTCGGCGCCTTCTTCCCGACGACCACCAAGGAGGTCCGCCACAGGCCGGAGCCCGTAATTCTATCATGGTGGTCCGCCCTGTTCGAAATTCCCTGTGTGGCGATCGGCGGAATCACCCCCGCAAACGGCCGGTCGCTGGTCGATGCGGGAGCTGATTTCCTCGCGGTGTCTGGCGCGGTCTGGAACGATCCGCTCGGTCCGGGTGCCGCAGTGGCCGATTTCGCGGAGCTTCTGCGCCGCGCCGAATGA
- the efp gene encoding elongation factor P, with product MKISGVDIRPGNIIEYEGGIWRAVKIQHTQPGKGGAYMQVELKNLIDGRKNNVRFRSAETVERVRLDTKDFQFLFADGDDLTFMDKDTYEQIMLPRDLLGDAAAFLQDGMDVIMELHEEKPISVQLPDTIEAVIVEADAVVKGQTASSSYKPAILDNGVRVMVPPHISSGTKIVVDVYEQTYVRRAD from the coding sequence ATGAAGATCAGCGGCGTGGACATCCGTCCCGGCAATATCATCGAATATGAAGGCGGCATCTGGCGCGCGGTGAAGATCCAGCACACGCAGCCGGGCAAGGGGGGCGCCTACATGCAGGTCGAGCTCAAAAATCTGATCGACGGCCGCAAGAACAATGTCCGCTTCCGCTCCGCCGAGACGGTCGAGCGCGTCCGCCTCGATACCAAGGACTTCCAGTTCCTGTTCGCCGACGGCGACGATCTGACCTTCATGGACAAGGACACCTACGAGCAGATCATGCTGCCGCGCGACCTGCTCGGCGACGCCGCGGCCTTCCTGCAGGACGGCATGGACGTCATCATGGAGCTGCACGAGGAGAAACCGATCAGCGTCCAGCTTCCCGACACGATCGAGGCAGTGATCGTCGAGGCGGATGCGGTGGTGAAGGGGCAGACCGCCTCTTCGAGCTACAAGCCCGCGATCCTCGACAACGGCGTGCGCGTTATGGTGCCGCCGCACATCTCTTCGGGCACCAAGATCGTCGTCGACGTCTACGAACAAACCTACGTCCGCCGCGCGGATTGA